The sequence AGCAAATAGACTTGTCAACATTCAAAGAGCTTGaaagcagacaaaaataaacaaccatAATTTGATTTTCAGAGAGGTTATAAGATCAGCAGTTTGATCTAACAGGATTTAACAGTAAACAGACATTTGCAAATGTATGCATTTTAAAGAAATTGATATTTTTGAATATGCACTTCACTTTCATACAGATACTTAAGATTGAAGAAGATTAAtatcattttcatgtttgtgtgttaagcATAAAACCTGAGCCAGGagacaattagcttagcttagaatAAAACTGCtagaaaacagctagcctggctttgtttGAAGGTAACAAATTCTGCTGACTACCgcctgtttccctctgttttcagtctttatgctaagctaagctacgTAGCTGCTGGCTGGAGCTTTATATTTAGCACATAAACATAAtagtggtatcgatcttctcatctaactctcagcaagaaagcaaagtTTATCTTccaaaactttttcattttccttttaagGAACTCATATCCAGGCCAGTCCTAAAAGTCTACATGTCCTAGTGTCATAAATGTAGCAGAAAACAATCCAAGTATGTATAAAAAAATTGAACTGATGATTGACCCTAAACAAGAAGTTGGTCCTAAATCACAAGTTcttgtcttctctcttttccttgcAAATCCAGCAGAGAGCCCATGGCACCAGGGTGGTGGGGATTAAAAGTGCAACCACACTTTTACCAAAAGACAGGCAATAGAAAGTCATGtggttttcagaggaaaatgtcCATCCATCCAACAGCTGAAGCAGGAATAGGGAGACAATAATACATCCCATCTTGAAAGTGGCACTTGTGTTCTTATTCTTGGTGCCGTTGTAGAGGGGGGAGTGCAGGCCCAGGCCCAGGCCAAACAGGGTGCCCATGTTACGCAGAAGGCTGGCGAAGGGAGTGGTGTCCATGTGGACCCACTCAGCTCTCACGCACCACTTCTGGGCTTTCTCCATGGTCCACAGCAGGTCCACACCCAGAGCCTTGAGCAGGAGGTAGAAGCCCACAGCGAAGGAGGTCAAGAAAAGGGTAATGAAGAAGTATTTCTTCATGCTTGCACAGTAGATCCACTTCACCTTGGAGACAGCCTCAGCTACTAATACACCTGATAAAAAATAGATAAGAGGGTCAATCAAACAGTGGCCACACTGTCTCTTCTGGATTAGAAACTTTAACTTATATGattatagtttatatttttgGCCTAACatgattatgtttttgtttttaatctaaatCTTACCTGACTACATCCCCAAACTCTGTTTTCCAAATATTATGTGTATGAAAAGGGAAGCCAATTTAAATCTTCACAAAAACCAGATGTTCATTATCATAAAATGTATCAATATTGAATTCTTGCTGAATTATCTGTGAAGACTAACCTGTGATGACTCCAGCAATAACCTGGTGTGGGAAGTGGGCAGCCATGTAGACCCTGGACACGCAGACCACCAGCTCTACCAGGCCCATTAGTGTCCACAAATTTATTTGCAAGAATCTGACAGAGTGAATAGGCTACTGAATGTGATTGCATTGCGCCCCAGAGGATCAGAGAACagtaaaattacatttgaagataatagttttattttacacCAAAGAAATTGATGATTGTTTTGCCAAAGACTCACTTGTATAGTAACGGAGGACATTTCTTCTCTGTCGCAACAGTGAGTAGCGCTGTTACCATCACATACCAGACCCCTGCAGCACCCATAGCGTGACCTGAAGGACTTCCTGTGAGGAACAGTTTAAAGCTTATTCTCCCAGTTTATTAACTCCATTGGCTTCATCTTCAGAGATACAGTTTATAAGTTATAGGAAATACAGGCCACATAATTTGCTGTACAGATTTACTGTGGATATAATATCCTATTTTAGtgttaaaattattaaattgtattaaataaacTTGAGTAGttgttaaatgtctgttttttatccaaagcaacttacATGTGAGTCAAGACAATCAAGCATTAGAGGACTTTGACTGGTACAAATTCTCACATAGCTGAACCGGTTCAAGTGCAATAAGAAAGAGCACTAGACAGAAGTGCTCTAACTCGACTCTAAGCCTAACCTGAAATCACATGTGCAGTCATTTCTAAGCGCACAGTGAATACACAACCAGGAATTATGACGATAACACTGAAATCACATATGTACACAGGCGTGTGTACACAGTAAAGGAAACTGGAGCAGATGTGATCGCTAAACTATTGAAACACTGCTGTCCAAACTGAACTGTCTTCTAAAATTTAGGAAAAAAACTACATAAGGACAAAGGTACTGGTGTTTATAACCAAGTTATCATGTCTGAGATCATATTCATTCAAAGAAAGTCATGTGCACGTATCAAACACTATAAATATTATCTGGCAATGATGTACTGAAGTATTAACAAGGTTAGTAGTTCATTATACCAGATCAATCTAATCAGTCTTCCAGACAAAATCATTAAGTTCCTCAAGGAAAGACAATGAACTGCAATAGTAATCTACTACAGGTCTTCTATGAACTGTACCTGGTCCAGTCTCACATGTGATGGGGAACTGCTGTAGAGAAGGGGCCAGTCCTGCTCGATAAAAGCGGGTCTCATGAACCCACCAGTATGGCCTCTCCCCAAAAAGAACCCTTTCATGGAAAGACCAAGAAACTCAAAATACAACAGTTCTCTCATTTTGcgtgtgttttaattttgtgtttacCATTACTTCGAGATTTCAACAGATTACCATTTCAGGACCAGATTGAGCCAGTCTCCGATGACAGCCACCCAGATGAGCCTGAGCCCCGTGTCCCTCCGCAGGTGGAACCAGATTGGGAACCAGCAGAAGAAGGTGGTGTGCAGATCGGCCACTGTGGACGCCAGGCTAAACAAGCCCTCATACCTGCTGTATTTGGTCTGCAGATGGACCGCCAGCTCAACCCCCCAGCTGTGGAGAAGATCCATGATATCACGACCCAGACCTCTGCCTAAGGATGATGCACTGAATCTTGAGTGTTTTCTGGTTTTTTGTCAGTTAGGTTGCTGCCAAGCTCTCTCAGGCagtccagtctgtctgtgtgtgagatcCACATCGGACTTTACTCAAAGGTAGCAAATTTGTTTGCCTTTGGGACAGTGCAGACAGCTTCCTTAACCTTTACACCCCTGAGAACCCTAAAATCCATCATTACAGAAATCACCTACCGCCCCTCTGACAGATCACAGATTTCTAGGAaacctcttttttctctctgatcaTGAAAATGAAGTAACTTCTGTTTTGACGTCAAGCCAGTTGCTTGTGAAATCAATTGATCTTGGCCCACAATTTATCCTCTGTGTCCCATGGACAGTCATATTTTTTCTTGAACTTGAGCTTGAGTGATGCCATTTTCATCATAAACGTGTCAAGTTCCCTCAAAACAAGATGAAATACGAGCTCATCTGTGGGGACTTCCCTGCCAGATCTCCCTGTCATTACAGAGGAGTAACTTGTGCACAACCTACAATCAGCCAAtcacctttttctgttttatcacCAACTATCTCCCCACCTTCTACTCAGTCTGAACTCAATCATTTAATCATTGATCTCCTTATGTAACCTACAAATGGGTTACTCCATCATTCCGACCACTGAGATGTTTTCACCAAATCATCAAGAAACACAATTACATAACTGACAAATTATTACTTAGTGGCCGCATGGGTGAGACAAATAGTGTGAAAAATCATTGGACTTAGTTTTAGTCTAAACCAAAGCACTGTGGAGTATGTTATTTGTTCTAAGACATGAGGAAAAAATAgctgatatttaaaaataattttgcagCTCAATGAAAAGCAAATTTTACTCTGTAGGATGTCGTGTGATTGATTTAATTTAGGTAACAATTGTGAAAGATAGGCCTAACAATTGGTCAACAGACTTCCTGTCTCTGTGCTACGTACAGTAGTTGAGTGAGAAAGATACCAATTGACGTTTTGTTTTCCTGCTATCTTTTCAACTTGTTTGTGTGACAAACCTCCCAAACTCTCCTGACTCCCAGTATTTTATTACACATGTGCAAGGTCCAAAGATCAGCGTGAGCATGCGTTTAGGCAGTGGGTCCCTTGGTATAAAAACAACCGGCTGTGTCACTGATAGCAACAGTTTGTCTAACTGGCTCACACATCAGCAGACTGAAGAGCTAAGATGCTAACCGCTATAATGGACGCCATACAGGGTTTTGGGGTGAGCAGCACCCACTACCTGCAGACCAACTATCAGGATGCCCAGGGCCTGTTTCTCTGGGTGTCCTGGGCGGCTGACCTCAGGAACACCTTTTTCATCTTCTTCCCGCTTTGGTTTCACCTGCGGGCATCAGTGGGCATTAAGCTCATCTGGGTGGCTGTGATTGGAGACTGGCTGAACTTGGTGTTCAAATGGTGAGTAAAGTACACCTTTGAGTTCGAATCTTAAATTTGAGAGCATAATAACTAAAATCTAATGTCCCTAATAGTTTAATTTAGATTATAAAGAAGTGCATATCTCTGTTGTCATCTTCAGGATTCTGTTCGGGGAGAGGCCTTACTGGTGGGTCCATGAGGCGCCTTATTATGCAAACTCTGTTGCTCCTCACATTGAGCAGTACCCCATGACCTGTGAGACAGGACCAGGTGAGAAATAACCCTAATCTTAACCCCAGCAACCTACTTGGATGCTGGCTCCCTCTTAACCCCCATTTCTCCCACTTTCTGTACATGGTGTGCAATTATTCCTGGAATATTGCTTGGCCTCAGGTTTGCTGTATGATAATTTTTTGaaacataattaaattattacacATGTAAGCAtatgagctaaaaaaaaataagatctaGATCTTGACACAGGGCCTCAAAATCACCGGCCCTTTTTATGTCAGTTGAAATTGTACTTTAATGGTGCATACTCCCAATACAAAGtgacaattaaattaaattaccaCACACCAGTTGCCACACAGTGACAGGAAAAGAGAAGCTTTTGGGCTTTTTGACAATTGCCCAATCTGCCCAGTTTATAATCCAGGCTGTGCATCTATACAAGGCATAAAAATGAGTTCAAATGCTTGctgctcattcattcattcactcatttaaGTTTtgaaacaacaaccaaaaacagtaaattCCCAGTGCAGCTTGCTGTAGTTTGCCTTACTTTCTTGAAGATAAGGCTCTCCTTGGGGTACCCAGACACTTATATCTGCCCTCTTTGTTTGTGTCATCCAGGCAGCCCCTCCGGCCACGCTATGGGAGCTGCAGGTGTCTACTATACCTTGGTGACCTCGATCCTCGCCATCATGACCAGCAAGAAGAAATATGGAAGCAAGAAATCTGCCAACAAAGAATGGTGAGTCCAAGAACTCTTCGTAAATCTTTGGTTTTGTTCGCTTGTCTGCATTGATGTTGGTGGTGTTTACCCTTTTCTTCTGTCCAGAGCTTATCACTTTGGACACTCTATCTGTTCTGTGTTGCGGTTGATCATTGACTTCTGAAAACGAATGCTTAGAAAGGGGGGACTGTTCATGAGTTGTTTTGACGTCCAGGTAGCTTGAAGTTCCCATGATAAGCATAGCGTGACTGTTTCATTTGTTATATTGCTTTAAAGGTTTTACTTGCTTGTTCTGGGGCATTACCAGAAAAGACCAGACCGATTTAAATCAAGTGTTGCACCCTGTGTTTTGGATttacaaaaagagaaataatctAAGTTGTCTGAATTTGTATTTTGATAGGTATTTGAAGGCCATTCTGTGGACACTGTTCTGGGGAGTccaggtgtgtgtctgtctctcaagAGTCTTCATCGCTGCCCACTTCCCCCACCAGGTCATTGCTGGTGTTATCACGGGTCAGTATGGAAATTTTTAATACATTCTTTCAGTGTGTGATTGGATATCTTATTAACAATAGACTAAGTCCAATTATTAAGCCTGTGCTGTTGCACAAAATGTTCACCTGGGCTTTCCAATGTGTTTCAATGGATCTTAGGTATGATAGTGGCTGAAGCCTTCAACAGAACTCAGTGGATCTACAGCGCCAGCATGAAGAAGTACTTCTACACGACCCTCTTCTTGACTTCCTTCGCCGTCGGCTTCTACCTGCTGCTCAAGGCTGTGGGTGTGGACCTGCTGTGGACCCTTGAGAAAGCCCAGAAGTGGTGCGTGAGGGCCGAGTGGGTCCACCTGGACACCACACCCTTCGCCAGCCTCCTGCGCAACATGGGTACCCTGTTCGGCCTGGGCTTGGGCCTGCACTCCTCCCTCTACACCGAGACCAAGAAGAGCAGCAGCACGTTGGTCAAAGCAGGCTGCATCATCAGCTCTCTGGTCCTGCTGCACCTGTTTGACTCCTTCAAGCCTCCCACGCACACCGCAGCCCTCTTCTACCTGCTGTCCTTCTGTAAGAGCGCCACTGTGCCTCTGGTCACCGTCAGTATCATCCCATACTGCGTGAACGGAGCTCTGGGCctgcaaaacaaaaagggaGTGTGAACAACAAACTCAGATTATAAAGACTTATAAAATGGGAGTGCAAAGTAGTCTCTTCCAGGATCAAAAAAACTTTACTCAGGTGCTTATTGCCAAGTGATCATCAGGAGACACCTAAGAGATCAATGGGAAATTGTCATTAGTGTCAATTGGATTCTGAAGTCTGTGAACACTGTGTGACACTAAGTGAAAGCACTATCCACAATGCCCAGTGGCACTTACAAAGACTCATGTTTTGAATATAGCAAA is a genomic window of Thunnus maccoyii chromosome 20, fThuMac1.1, whole genome shotgun sequence containing:
- the g6pc1a.1 gene encoding glucose-6-phosphatase a, catalytic subunit, tandem duplicate 1 isoform X2, with the translated sequence MDLLHSWGVELAVHLQTKYSRYEGLFSLASTVADLHTTFFCWFPIWFHLRRDTGLRLIWVAVIGDWLNLVLKWVLFGERPYWWVHETRFYRAGLAPSLQQFPITCETGPGSPSGHAMGAAGVWYVMVTALLTSLAKQSSISLPIHSVRFLQINLWTLMGLVELVVCVSRVYMAAHFPHQVIAGVITGVLVAEAVSKVKWIYCASMKKYFFITLFLTSFAVGFYLLLKALGVDLLWTMEKAQKWCVRAEWVHMDTTPFASLLRNMGTLFGLGLGLHSPLYNGTKNKNTSATFKMGCIIVSLFLLQLLDGWTFSSENHMTFYCLSFGKSVVALLIPTTLVPWALCWICKEKREDKNL
- the g6pc1a.1 gene encoding glucose-6-phosphatase a, catalytic subunit, tandem duplicate 1 isoform X4, whose translation is MDLLHSWGVELAVHLQTKYSRYEGLFSLASTVADLHTTFFCWFPIWFHLRRDTGLRLIWVAVIGDWLNLVLKWVLFGERPYWWVHETRFYRAGLAPSLQQFPITCETGPGSPSGHAMGAAGVWYVMVTALLTVSLAKQSSISLVFLQINLWTLMGLVELVVCVSRVYMAAHFPHQVIAGVITGVLVAEAVSKVKWIYCASMKKYFFITLFLTSFAVGFYLLLKALGVDLLWTMEKAQKWCVRAEWVHMDTTPFASLLRNMGTLFGLGLGLHSPLYNGTKNKNTSATFKMGCIIVSLFLLQLLDGWTFSSENHMTFYCLSFGKSVVALLIPTTLVPWALCWICKEKREDKNL
- the g6pc1a.1 gene encoding glucose-6-phosphatase a, catalytic subunit, tandem duplicate 1 isoform X3, translated to MDLLHSWGVELAVHLQTKYSRYEGLFSLASTVADLHTTFFCWFPIWFHLRRDTGLRLIWVAVIGDWLNLVLKWVLFGERPYWWVHETRFYRAGLAPSLQQFPITCETGPGSPSGHAMGAAGVWYVMVTALLTVATEKKCPPFLQINLWTLMGLVELVVCVSRVYMAAHFPHQVIAGVITGVLVAEAVSKVKWIYCASMKKYFFITLFLTSFAVGFYLLLKALGVDLLWTMEKAQKWCVRAEWVHMDTTPFASLLRNMGTLFGLGLGLHSPLYNGTKNKNTSATFKMGCIIVSLFLLQLLDGWTFSSENHMTFYCLSFGKSVVALLIPTTLVPWALCWICKEKREDKNL
- the g6pc1a.1 gene encoding glucose-6-phosphatase a, catalytic subunit, tandem duplicate 1 isoform X1, with the translated sequence MDLLHSWGVELAVHLQTKYSRYEGLFSLASTVADLHTTFFCWFPIWFHLRRDTGLRLIWVAVIGDWLNLVLKWVLFGERPYWWVHETRFYRAGLAPSLQQFPITCETGPGSPSGHAMGAAGVWYVMVTALLTVATEKKCPPLLYKFLQINLWTLMGLVELVVCVSRVYMAAHFPHQVIAGVITGVLVAEAVSKVKWIYCASMKKYFFITLFLTSFAVGFYLLLKALGVDLLWTMEKAQKWCVRAEWVHMDTTPFASLLRNMGTLFGLGLGLHSPLYNGTKNKNTSATFKMGCIIVSLFLLQLLDGWTFSSENHMTFYCLSFGKSVVALLIPTTLVPWALCWICKEKREDKNL
- the g6pc1a.2 gene encoding glucose-6-phosphatase catalytic subunit 1 isoform X2 gives rise to the protein MLTAIMDAIQGFGVSSTHYLQTNYQDAQGLFLWVSWAADLRNTFFIFFPLWFHLRASVGIKLIWVAVIGDWLNLVFKWILFGERPYWWVHEAPYYANSVAPHIEQYPMTCETGPGSPSGHAMGAAGVYYTLVTSILAIMTSKKCLNLYFDRYLKAILWTLFWGVQVCVCLSRVFIAAHFPHQVIAGVITGMIVAEAFNRTQWIYSASMKKYFYTTLFLTSFAVGFYLLLKAVGVDLLWTLEKAQKWCVRAEWVHLDTTPFASLLRNMGTLFGLGLGLHSSLYTETKKSSSTLVKAGCIISSLVLLHLFDSFKPPTHTAALFYLLSFCKSATVPLVTVSIIPYCVNGALGLQNKKGV
- the g6pc1a.2 gene encoding glucose-6-phosphatase catalytic subunit 1 isoform X1, with the protein product MLTAIMDAIQGFGVSSTHYLQTNYQDAQGLFLWVSWAADLRNTFFIFFPLWFHLRASVGIKLIWVAVIGDWLNLVFKWILFGERPYWWVHEAPYYANSVAPHIEQYPMTCETGPGSPSGHAMGAAGVYYTLVTSILAIMTSKKKYGSKKSANKEWYLKAILWTLFWGVQVCVCLSRVFIAAHFPHQVIAGVITGMIVAEAFNRTQWIYSASMKKYFYTTLFLTSFAVGFYLLLKAVGVDLLWTLEKAQKWCVRAEWVHLDTTPFASLLRNMGTLFGLGLGLHSSLYTETKKSSSTLVKAGCIISSLVLLHLFDSFKPPTHTAALFYLLSFCKSATVPLVTVSIIPYCVNGALGLQNKKGV